Genomic DNA from Gemmatimonadota bacterium:
GGACAGATCCAAGGCGTGGATCTCCTGGAAGCCCACCTCCCGGAGGGCCTCGCCGCCGGCGCCGGTTCCTGCGCCGGCATCGAGCACGCGCGCGACATCAGGCCGGGTCAGGTGGCGCGCGAGGACATCGGCGGTCCTGTGATGGCCGAAGAAGCCTATCGCTTCGTGGTCCTCGTCGTACGTCGTGGCCCACTTCGCGTAGAGGCGCTTGAGGTCGTCTTTGGTCCGGGCTTGGTAGGCCATCGACCAGATCTGGTCGACGCGCGCTGCGACTGCAGGAGAGAGGTCGGTGGTGGAGATCGGAGTGGTGTCGGCTGGTCGGTTCATGACTCCCTTTGATCGACACGGGCCACCGCATTGTCGGCAGCGCCACGGCTCGATTGCCTTCGAGGATGCGCACTCGGCAGACTTCAATGTCTACCGCAAGTGTCCGGCATTGTCCACTCGCAGCATAGAAGCCTCGCCTCGTTCCGTGTTTCCGCTCCAGCGCCATATGGCCCGGGTGGGCCGAATTCTCGACGGCGCATCCTGGTGTCGGATCAGCGCCGCCCTGGGCGCATCACGACACGGGCCGCCGGCCGAACTCGAACTCCTTGGGTGGTTCTGCTCCCAGCAGGTGCTTCACGAAGTAGTCCCAGCGCCGTCGCATCATGTACGGCTCCATGGCGAACCCATGACGACGGTTCGTCATCATGATGAGATCGAAGTCCTTGTTGGCCGCGATCAGGGCGTCTGCGACCACCAGGGTGTTGGACGGGGGCACGTTGTCGTCCATGGTGCCGTGGGCAAGCAGCAGCTTGCCCTTGAGGTTCCCGGCCAGCAGCTGGTTGGCCTGGTTGTCATAGGACGTGGTGCTGTCGGAGAGGGTCTTCAGCAGGCCCTGCCACTTCTCACCCCAATCGTCTTCGTAGTTGCGATTGTCGTGATTGCCCGCCTGCGAGACCGCCACCTTGTAGAAGTCGGGAAAGCGCAGAATGCCCGCCGTGGACGCGAAGCCACCCCCGCTGTGGCCCCAGATGCCCACGCGGTCGAGGTCCATCCAGGGCCGATCGGTAGCGAGCTGGCGGATGCCGGCGACCTGATCGGGCAGACCGTTGTCACCCATGTTGCCGTAGTAGGCGGTGTGGAACGACTTGGACCGCATGGGCGTGCCCATGGCATCGAGCTCGACCACGATGAAGCCCAGCTCGGCCAATGCCTGATGATCACGACGCGCCGAGTTGAAGGTCCGACTCCCGACCGAGCCCGTCTGCGGGCCCGGGTAGATGTAGTTGACGACCGGGTACTTCTTGGCCGGATCCAGGGTGCTGGGCGTGTACATGAGCCCGTACAGATCGGTGACGCCGTCGCGCGCCTTTACCGTGAACGGGATGGGGGGCTTCCAGCCCGCCGCCAGGAGGGCCGCGCTGGACGGTCGCTCCAGCACCATCCGTTCGCGCCCGCGTGCGTCCCGGAGCACCACCCGCCCAGGATCGACCGGGGTCGAGCCGGAATCCACGAACCAGCGACCCGTGGGTGAGGTGGCGATGTCGTGGTGCAGGCTGTCCGGCGACAAGAGCGAGACCCGTCCGTCGTCCAACCCGACGCGGTAGAAGTACTCGAAATAGGGGTCACCCGGCTCACGACCCGCCCCGGTGAAATACACCTGACGTTGATCATGGTCGATGTGTCTGACCTGGAGCACGTTCCAGTCACCGGAGGTCACCTGTCGCTTCAAGCGGCCGCTGGCCAGGTCGTACAAGTAGAGGTGGCCCCAATCGTCCCGCTGCGAATACCAGAGCACTTCGTTGGACTCCGGGAGGACATGCCAGTTGACCATGTCGTTGCCGGATTCGAAGAACGTCTCCACCCGCTCCATCAGGACCTCGCGGACCGCACCCGTCTCCGGGTCGGCCATGCGAAGGCGGGCTTCCTTGTGGTCCCGGGTGCTGGAGACGAACGCCAGTTCTTCGCTGTCGGGCGTCCACTCCACGTCGGAGAACTCGCCGCCACAGGAGATATGGTCACAGATGGTGGAGCGATGCACGTCAGGGGGGATCTGCAAACGGACTACGCGGCCGTCATCGACATGCAGCACCACCCGCTGGATGCGGAAGACCACCGAATCCTCAGGGAGCGGGTACTTCCAACGGTCGAGCTCGGGGTGCCCCACGCCCGTGCTGACGAGATACATCTCGCCCACACCGCGGGCGTCGTGTTGAAACGTGGCGATCTTCTTGGAGTCGGGCGACCAGGCCAGGACAGGTCGGTCCGAGCGCACCCAGCCCGCGTTGTTGGTGGCGTAGCCGAAGTCTTCGACACCATCGCTGGTCAGTGCGCGCTCACTGCCGTCGCTCAACTCGCGGACCCACAGGTTGTGGTCGCGGATGAATGCAGCGCGCCGTCCGTCGGGGGAGACGATGGAGTTGGGCGGCACGCTGGTGCGATCCTCCCGACAGGGTCCCTCGGTGGGGCAGAACCAGAGCTGACGCTGCAGGGAGAAGCGAATGCCGCCTTCGGCGTACTCGAAGCTCCCGAAGGGGAGGTTGTAGGGATCGATCTGGAAGCGAGTGGCCGCCGACAGCGCACGGGCCAGGGCTTCCTGATCGAACGCGGGTGTCTTCCGGCGCCGTTCGGCATCCACCCGCAGGAACTCCCACCCCCGCTCCGTGCGTCCGCGGTACCAGAAGCTGTTGTCGCTGATCCACGTGGGTCGGATGGAGCCCGAGACCATGGCGGCGCCGAGGCTCGAGCCCAGCAAACTCTCGGCGTGACGGTAGTCGTCGGCGGTGAGCGAGTCAGGTGCGTAGGCCGCCGGGGCCGGGGTCTGGGCCGACAGGTCGCTCACGCCCAGGCAGGTGGAGAGGGCGACGACCGGTAGCAGGCGCGTGCACTGGAGCTCGAGCGAACTGAACATAGCTACCCCACCACGAAGTTGAGGAGACGCTCCGGAACATAGATGACCCGCCGCACGTTCGTTCCTTCCAGGTGTCGTGCCACACCGACGTCTGCCCGGGCGGCGGCCTCAGCCGCTGTCTGGTCGGCCCCGGCGGGCACCTGGATCGTCGCGCGCGTCTTCCCATTGACCTGAACGGCCACGGTCACCTGCGTCTCGCGGGCCTTGTCCGAGTCGAAGGTCGGCCAGTTGCCACCATCGAAGATGCTGGTGCCGTGGCCCAGGCGGGACCACAGTTCCTCGGCGATGTGCGGCGCGAAGGGGGCCACCATGACGATCAACGGTTCGATCTCCGCACGGCAGGAGGCCCGACCGCCGGCGCGCACGACATTCAGGCACTCCATCATGGCCGCGATGGAGGTGTTGTACTGGAGCTGCCCGAGCTGATCGGTGACCTGGGCGATGGTCTGGTGCAGCTTGCGCTCCACGTCCGGGTCGGCTGCGGGAGCGACGCCGTTGGCTTCCGACTCCGCGACGGAGACAGCGGTGTCCCACAGCCGGTGCAGGAAGCCGAAAGGACCCTGGATGCCCTCGTCGCGGTAGTCGCCGCCCTCCTCGAAGGGGCCCAGGAACATCAGGTAGAGTCGGAACGTGTCTGCTCCGAACTCCTCGATGATCGGATCGGGAACGATGACGTTGCCCTTGCTCTTGGACATCTTGGCGCCTTCACGGATGATCAGTCCGTGCGCGCGGAAGCGTGTGAAAGGCTCCTCGAACTCCAGGTGGCCCAGGTCACGCAACGCCATGGTCACAAAACGCGAGTACATCAGGTGCAGGACCGCGTGTTCGTTGCCGCCGATGTAACAGTCGACGGGCAGCCAGTTCTTCGTCACGCGCTCATCGAAAGGGCGGTCGGCGAAGTCGGTGGACGGATAGCGCAGGAAGTACCACGCGGAATCCAGGAACGTGTCGGAGACGTCCGTTTCGCGACGCGCTTCGGCTCCACAGGACGGACAGGTGGTCCGGTACCAGCTCTCCACACGCGCCAGCGGACTCACACCGGATTCGTCCGGCTTGAAGTCGTCCACCCGGGGCAGGATCACCGGCAGTTCCGACTCCGGCACGGCCACGGGTCCACACGCATCGCAGTGGATGACTGGAATGGGCGGGCCCCAGTAGCGCTGGCGTGAGATGCACCAGTCGTGCAGCCGGTAGTTGATGCGACGATCGCCGAGATTCTCGTCGACCAGCCAATCGATGATGGTGGCCTTGCCGTCCGCCACCGACAGTCCGTCGAAGCGACCCGAGTGGACCAGGCGCCCATTCTGGTTGTCCACGTAGGGCTCGGTGAGCGGGTCGTCCGCCGACCCGTCCGGAGGGGCGACCACGCGCACGATCGGCAGCCCGAATGCCGAGGCAAACTCGAAGTCGCGCTGGTCGTGTCCCGGCACCGCCATGATGGCGCCACTGCCGTATCCCATCAGCACGTAGTCCGCCACCCAGATGGGGATGTCCTCGCCGGTCGCCGGATTGCGGCAGTGTCCACCCGTGAACACGCCCGTCTTCGACTTGTCCGTCTTCTGCCGCGACACCAGGTCGGTGCGCCGTGCCTCGTCGCGGTAGGCGGACACGGCCGCGCGCTGCTCCGCCGACACGACCTGATCGACCAGTGGATGCTCCGGAGCCAGCACCATGTAGGTGGCGCCGAAGATCGTGTCGGGCCTCGTGGTGAACACCTCGATGCGAGCGTCGCTGCCCACCACGGGAAAGTGGATGGTGGCCCCTTCGCTACGCCCGATCCAGTTCTGCTGGGCCTTCCGTGTGGTGTCCGACCAGTCCAGCGTCTCCAGGTTGTCCAGGAGTCGACCGGCGTAGTTCGTGATCTTGAAGAACCACTGCGCGATGCGGCGCTGCTCCACCGGGGTGTCACAGCGCTCGCAGCGGCCTGCGATCACCTGTTCGTTGGCCAGCACCGTCATGCAAGACGGGCACCAGTTGACCGGCGCCTCCTTGCGTTCGGCCAAGCCTGCGTTGAAGAGCTGCACGAAGATCCACTGCGTCCAGGCGTAGTAGGCCGGGTCGGTGGTATCGACGGTGTGCGTCCAGTCGAACATCCCGCCGATGCGACGCAGCTGGCGCGTGAAGTTGGCCACATTCTTCGGGATCAGGTCCATCGGGTGCACGCCCACTTTGAGCGCGAAGTTCTCCGAGTGGATCCCGAATGCGTCGAAGCCGATGGGCTCGAAGACCCGGTGTCCGAGCAGGCGGCGGTAGCGGCCGTGCACGTCCGCCCCTGTGAACGCATAGATGTTGCCCACGTGCAGCCCCTCGGCGGAGGGGTAAGGGAACATCATCAGGTTGTAGTAGGGCCTCTCGGGCGTGCCGCTCAGTTCCGCCAGGGTGAAGCGGTTGGTGCCGCGTTCCTCCCAGGTCGACTGCCACTTGTGTTCGACGGCGGAGGGGGAGTAGGCCGTCCGGGTCTCGCTCGCCATGGGGTCATCCGAGTCGTTGGGGCTGAACCAATCCGTAACCTAAGGCGGCGGTCCAGAGGCGCGAACCCCCGTCAGGCTGCGTGAGCCCGCGGCGCCCGGCCGCGGAAATCAGCGGCCCGTCGGCAGCAGCTCCCAGGGGTCGGCGACGGTCGCTGCCTGGGCCCGCAGCGCACGCAAGACCCCAGGGAGGTCCTGATCCATCCCTCGCCACAGCTGGTCGAAGTCGCCGAGGCGGTGGTAGTACCGCATGCGGCCCAGTAGGGTCGCGTTGTTCAGAGGCTGGTCCAGGAAGCTCTGGTAGCGGCCCGCCTCGAAGGTGGGTTGGACCTCGGACGCGAAGCGTTCGCGGTGGCGCTGGAACACCGCTTCGCGACCGGACAGCTTCTCCGCTTCCGACAGGTCGGTGCGGCCGTAGAGCGTTTCGAGCTCGGCGACCAACCCATCGATGAACTGCGAGAAGCGGATCTCGTCCCGCCAGCGGGCCTGGGCGCGTCGGCACCACACGGTGTCGGCGCCTCCCCCCGGACGTGTGCAGAAGAACCGCATGGCGCCCACGTTGCCCACGAACTGCGCGAAGCTCTCGTTGAAGGTGACCTGGCCCGGAACGAACAGGTGGTTGTGGGAGAGCTCGTGCAGCACCGTCTCGACCAGCGACACCTCGTCCGCGCGAGCGGTGGTGGACAGGAGGGGGTCGGCGAACCAGCCGAGCGTGCTGAACGCCGAGGTGGGGCGGAGGAGTGCGTCGAAGCCCTCCGCTTCCAGCTTGGCGCGTTCTCGGGCACCTGCTTCGAAGTCGAAGTAGGCGCGGTACGGTACGTGTCCCACGATCGGGAACCACCAGGTCCTGGCGGCCAGCCGCGTGCGATAGGCCGCCGAGACGACCATGGCCAGCGTATCTCGCTCGAGCGCGGAGTAGCTCGTGAACGCGTCTCCAGCGTCGAGGCCGAGCTCCTCGACGGCATAGATGCGCGCCTCACGCGTCAGGGTCAGCTTGCCTTGCAGCCGCGCATCGGTCTGGCCGTCCAGGATGACCTCGGCCAGGGGCCGCCGCGCGGACAAGATGCGAGCTTCGGCCAGTCCGGCCCGGATCACGTAGAGGGGCGAACAGGCTGAGGTCCCCAGCCAGAAGGCGAGCCCCACGAGCAGGCGGCTCCCGTGGCGCCGGGCGGAGTCCGTGCACGGGCCGCGCCGGAGTGCCGCGCTGCCCCCCGCGCCGGGACGGTCCATGGCGCCTACGCGCTCATCTCGCTGCGGATCTCCAGGTAGCGCCGCTCCTGGGCCTCCGGGGTCGGATCGCGGAACCGGATGAGGCCGGCCGGAAAGCGCTGGGTGGACAGGCCCAGCACGCGACTCATCTGCACGGAGGATTGGTCCAGGATCTCGGCCACCATGCGCACCGAGGTCGGTGTGCTGCCGTCGCGGAGGGACCGAAGGCCGAGGAGCTCGGTCAGTCCGGCGCGCAGCGCGGGAGAGAGCGCCAGCGTGCGGGGCTCCTTGTCCATGAGCTCTTTGCTGCGATGTCCGAGGTGGACCAATAGCGCCTGTGCGCTCTCCGACGGCTTGTCGTCCGCCTCGATGGAGGAGATCAGCCCGAGCAGCTCGTCCGTCTCCATGCCCGGCGGCCCGCCCTGCCACACACGCACCACCCGCTCGATGTCGTGCAGGAAGCTCCAGGCCAGCTCCCGCGCGCGGTCATGCAGGCGTCGGCGCTCGAATAGCCAATCCACCACCGCTACGGTCACCACGATCCCGAAGAACTCGGTGCCGAGGTTGACCAGAATGGAGCGAGCTGTCTCGAGATCCGGCCGGCCGCGGAGCAGCCAGGCGATGGCGATGGTCGACCCGGAGAGCAGCAGGGTCGCCAAGGCCAGAGCGGTTCGCACCACGGCCGGCCGGTCCTCCGCTACCGCAGGTTGCGGATGAGCGGGATCCCGCCTTCGGTGGGCACATAGACCACGTTGCCCTCACCGAGGCTGGAAAGCTGCTGGATGTAGAAGAAGGTGAGGTATTCGGGGGTCAGGCCCTGTGAGATGATCCGTTGGGCTTCCGCGATGCCCTTGGCCTCTTCGGCCTGCTGGCGTGCCTTCTCCTGGATGATCTCCGTCTGGAAGCGCTCCGCGGCCACCTGCTGCTCGCGCTGCAGCTTCTCCTCGATGGCGGACCGGACCAGGTCGGGCGCCTGGATGTCGCGCACGAAGACGTCCAGTACCTCGATGCGGTCACCGGCTTTGGCCTGGATGGCCGACTTCATCTCGGTGGCGATCTCCCTCCGGTTGGGCGAGAAGATCTCGTTGATGGACTTGGTGGCCACTGCGTCGCGCACACCGTTGCGGACGGCGTTCAACACGATGCTGCTCTTGATCTGTTCCTCGGTGCCCAGGCGCTGGTACAGATCCGGCGCCCGCGCACCGTCCAGCTTGAAGAGGATCGAGACCTCCAGCATCACAGTGAGCTGCTCCGAGGTCTGGGCCTCGATCCGCTCCACGCCTCCGTCCGACGGGAACGCCTGCTCGCGGACGGACATCTTGGTGATGTTGGCGAAGGGGTTGATGACGTGCACGCCCTGGAAGAGCGGATCGGTGTCCACCCGCCCGAGGAAGTGCTTCACCCCCACCTCACCGACGTCCACCATGGTCACGGTGTTGGCGAAGGCCAGGAACAGCCCGAAGAGCATGATCAGATAGCTCGCGACCTTGGTGCTCCCCGGTGCCTTGGTTCGCGTCCCCGCCAGGCGCACCAGGCCGCCTACCAGGATCACCATCACCGCCAGGATCATCAGGCCCATCGTCGACTCCTTATGATTCGGTCAACCCTTGGGAGCGCGCCCTGCCGCCCCGCGGGTCCGTCTTGTTACGTGGTACACTAGCTACGGGGCACGGGCCGGGGGGCTTCACGCGCCCTCCAGCATGGGGCGGCTATCGGGGTCGGGCGCTTCTCTCACCTCGGCCAGGTCGGCGCTGGCGACCAGCTCAGCCGGGAGGGCCCGGACGGCCGCCTCCAAGGCAGCGGCCAGATCGGGCGCCTCCAGCTCCAGGGTGTGGTACAGGTGCCTGGGACGACCGTGGCGGATCACGACGCGGTAGCGCACCCGAGCAAGGTAGGGCGGCGCCACTCGGCCGGGAACCGTCGGGCGGGGGCGGGCCACCCGTTACAATGGGGGGTTGCCAAGTCCAGCCAGGGCAGGCAGGGTCATGCACCTCGCCGACGAAAGGTCTTCCGCAGCCGATGAGCGACGCCGCCCGCCTTCCCGAGATGACTCCGACCGAGCTCAAGGAACGGCTCGATCAGGAGCAGCCCGTGGTGCTGGTCGATGTCCGCGAGCCACACGAGTGGCAGATCGCGGATCTCGGCGAATACGGTCCAGTGCGAATGCCCATGGGCGAGTTCCTGGAACGCATGCGCGAGCTGGATCCGTCCGCAAACGTGGTGGTGTACTGTCGTTCGGGGGGCCGCAGCGCCTGGGCGGTGCGCCAGCTGCTCCATGCCGGCTACTCGAAGGTGTTCAACCTCAAGGGTGGGATCCTCGCCTGGCGGGACGAGGTCGACCCTTCGCTGTCGGCCTACTGAGGGCGTGCGCGCGCCGGCGCCTGCAGCGTATCAAGCCGCAGACCGCACGAACTGCAACTCGTAGAGTCGGGCGTAGAGCCCTTCCTGCTCCAACAGCTCGGCGTGGCTTCCCTGCTCGACCACCTGCCCGTGGTGCAGGACCAGGATCCGGTCTGCGTTCTGTACGGTGGAGAGCCGGTGGGCGATGACCAGCGACGTGCGCCCGGCCAT
This window encodes:
- a CDS encoding DPP IV N-terminal domain-containing protein; the protein is MFSSLELQCTRLLPVVALSTCLGVSDLSAQTPAPAAYAPDSLTADDYRHAESLLGSSLGAAMVSGSIRPTWISDNSFWYRGRTERGWEFLRVDAERRRKTPAFDQEALARALSAATRFQIDPYNLPFGSFEYAEGGIRFSLQRQLWFCPTEGPCREDRTSVPPNSIVSPDGRRAAFIRDHNLWVRELSDGSERALTSDGVEDFGYATNNAGWVRSDRPVLAWSPDSKKIATFQHDARGVGEMYLVSTGVGHPELDRWKYPLPEDSVVFRIQRVVLHVDDGRVVRLQIPPDVHRSTICDHISCGGEFSDVEWTPDSEELAFVSSTRDHKEARLRMADPETGAVREVLMERVETFFESGNDMVNWHVLPESNEVLWYSQRDDWGHLYLYDLASGRLKRQVTSGDWNVLQVRHIDHDQRQVYFTGAGREPGDPYFEYFYRVGLDDGRVSLLSPDSLHHDIATSPTGRWFVDSGSTPVDPGRVVLRDARGRERMVLERPSSAALLAAGWKPPIPFTVKARDGVTDLYGLMYTPSTLDPAKKYPVVNYIYPGPQTGSVGSRTFNSARRDHQALAELGFIVVELDAMGTPMRSKSFHTAYYGNMGDNGLPDQVAGIRQLATDRPWMDLDRVGIWGHSGGGFASTAGILRFPDFYKVAVSQAGNHDNRNYEDDWGEKWQGLLKTLSDSTTSYDNQANQLLAGNLKGKLLLAHGTMDDNVPPSNTLVVADALIAANKDFDLIMMTNRRHGFAMEPYMMRRRWDYFVKHLLGAEPPKEFEFGRRPVS
- the leuS gene encoding leucine--tRNA ligase, yielding MASETRTAYSPSAVEHKWQSTWEERGTNRFTLAELSGTPERPYYNLMMFPYPSAEGLHVGNIYAFTGADVHGRYRRLLGHRVFEPIGFDAFGIHSENFALKVGVHPMDLIPKNVANFTRQLRRIGGMFDWTHTVDTTDPAYYAWTQWIFVQLFNAGLAERKEAPVNWCPSCMTVLANEQVIAGRCERCDTPVEQRRIAQWFFKITNYAGRLLDNLETLDWSDTTRKAQQNWIGRSEGATIHFPVVGSDARIEVFTTRPDTIFGATYMVLAPEHPLVDQVVSAEQRAAVSAYRDEARRTDLVSRQKTDKSKTGVFTGGHCRNPATGEDIPIWVADYVLMGYGSGAIMAVPGHDQRDFEFASAFGLPIVRVVAPPDGSADDPLTEPYVDNQNGRLVHSGRFDGLSVADGKATIIDWLVDENLGDRRINYRLHDWCISRQRYWGPPIPVIHCDACGPVAVPESELPVILPRVDDFKPDESGVSPLARVESWYRTTCPSCGAEARRETDVSDTFLDSAWYFLRYPSTDFADRPFDERVTKNWLPVDCYIGGNEHAVLHLMYSRFVTMALRDLGHLEFEEPFTRFRAHGLIIREGAKMSKSKGNVIVPDPIIEEFGADTFRLYLMFLGPFEEGGDYRDEGIQGPFGFLHRLWDTAVSVAESEANGVAPAADPDVERKLHQTIAQVTDQLGQLQYNTSIAAMMECLNVVRAGGRASCRAEIEPLIVMVAPFAPHIAEELWSRLGHGTSIFDGGNWPTFDSDKARETQVTVAVQVNGKTRATIQVPAGADQTAAEAAARADVGVARHLEGTNVRRVIYVPERLLNFVVG
- a CDS encoding aminopeptidase, which translates into the protein MDRPGAGGSAALRRGPCTDSARRHGSRLLVGLAFWLGTSACSPLYVIRAGLAEARILSARRPLAEVILDGQTDARLQGKLTLTREARIYAVEELGLDAGDAFTSYSALERDTLAMVVSAAYRTRLAARTWWFPIVGHVPYRAYFDFEAGARERAKLEAEGFDALLRPTSAFSTLGWFADPLLSTTARADEVSLVETVLHELSHNHLFVPGQVTFNESFAQFVGNVGAMRFFCTRPGGGADTVWCRRAQARWRDEIRFSQFIDGLVAELETLYGRTDLSEAEKLSGREAVFQRHRERFASEVQPTFEAGRYQSFLDQPLNNATLLGRMRYYHRLGDFDQLWRGMDQDLPGVLRALRAQAATVADPWELLPTGR
- a CDS encoding prohibitin family protein, which codes for MGLMILAVMVILVGGLVRLAGTRTKAPGSTKVASYLIMLFGLFLAFANTVTMVDVGEVGVKHFLGRVDTDPLFQGVHVINPFANITKMSVREQAFPSDGGVERIEAQTSEQLTVMLEVSILFKLDGARAPDLYQRLGTEEQIKSSIVLNAVRNGVRDAVATKSINEIFSPNRREIATEMKSAIQAKAGDRIEVLDVFVRDIQAPDLVRSAIEEKLQREQQVAAERFQTEIIQEKARQQAEEAKGIAEAQRIISQGLTPEYLTFFYIQQLSSLGEGNVVYVPTEGGIPLIRNLR
- a CDS encoding rhodanese-like domain-containing protein; this translates as MSDAARLPEMTPTELKERLDQEQPVVLVDVREPHEWQIADLGEYGPVRMPMGEFLERMRELDPSANVVVYCRSGGRSAWAVRQLLHAGYSKVFNLKGGILAWRDEVDPSLSAY